A genomic region of Papaver somniferum cultivar HN1 chromosome 7, ASM357369v1, whole genome shotgun sequence contains the following coding sequences:
- the LOC113293439 gene encoding heat shock cognate 70 kDa protein-like, producing the protein MKIWPFKVVGKGEKPMVEVMFQGKPMRFSAEEVSFMVLAKMREIAETYLGSSVTNAVVTVPAYFNDSQRQATRDAGTIAGLNVMRIINEPTAAAIAYGLDKKASGVGARNVLIFDLGGGTLDVSLLTIEDGIFEVRTTSGDTHLGGEDFDNRMVDHFVQEFKRRHNKDISEDPSALRRLRTSCERSKRILSSTTQTTMEIDSLYEGVDFHASITRAEFEDLNKDLFKNCMEPVEKCLADSKMDKSSVHEIVLVGGSTRIPKVQTLLQDFFNGKELCKSIDPDEAVAYGAAVQASILSGDGNEKVKDLVLLDVTPFSLGIEIVGDRMRVVMPRNSPIPNKKVSDNFRTTGNAQTRVEFPVLEGERARASDNNLLGTFNLNGIPPAARGAVKFTLCFDMDANGILNVYAKENKT; encoded by the coding sequence ATGAAGATATGGCCCTTCAAGGTCGTTGGGAAAGGTGAGAAACCCATGGTTGAAGTTATGTTCCAAGGAAAGCCGATGAGATTTTCAGCTGAGGAAGTCTCATTCATGGTTTTAGCAAAGATGCGAGAAATTGCCGAGACTTATCTTGGTTCGAGTGTTACAAATGCTGTTGTCACTGTCCCTGCTTACTTCAATGATTCACAGCGCCAAGCGACTAGAGATGCTGGGACCATTGCTGGCCTTAACGTAATGCGAATCATCAATGAACCAACGGCTGCCGCGATTGCTTATGGTCTTGATAAAAAAGCAAGCGGTGTCGGTGCTAGAAATGTTCTCATCTTTGATCTTGGTGGTGGTACTTTAGATGTTTCACTACTCACCATTGAGGATGGTATCTTTGAAGTCAGGACTACATCCGGAGATACCCATCTCGGAGGAGAGGATTTCGACAACAGAATGGTCGATCACTTTGTTCAAGAATTCAAGAGAAGGCACAACAAGGACATTAGTGAAGATCCAAGTGCTCTTAGGAGGTTGAGGACTTCATGTGAGAGGTCAAAAAGGATCCTCTCATCTACTACTCAAACAACCATGGAGATTGATTCTTTGTATGAAGGTGTTGATTTTCATGCATCCATTACTCGTGCTGAATTTGAAGACTTGAACAAGGATTTGTTCAAGAACTGTATGGAACCTGTTGAGAAGTGTTTGGCGGATTCTAAGATGGACAAGAGCAGCGTCCACGAAATTGTGCTCGTTGGTGGATCCACTAGAATTCCAAAAGTTCAGACTCTTTTACAAGATTTTTTTAATGGGAAGGAACTCTGCAAGAGCATCGACCCTGACGAAGCTGTGGCATATGGCGCTGCAGTACAAGCTTCTATTTTGAGTGGTGACGGTAACGAGAAGGTGAAGGATTTAGTGCTGTTGGATGTCACCCCCTTTTCTCTTGGTATTGAGATAGTCGGGGATCGTATGAGAGTGGTAATGCCGAGGAACAGCCCCATTCCAAACAAGAAGGTAAGTGACAACTTCCGCACTACCGGCAACGCACAAACTCGTGTAGAGTTTCCAGTGCTCGAGGGTGAGAGAGCTAGAGCCAGTGACAATAATTTGTTGGGTACGTTTAATTTAAATGGAATTCCTCCAGCCGCTCGTGGTGCTGTCAAGTTCACATTATGCTTTGATATGGATGCAAACGGTATACTGAATGTGTATGCGAAGGAGAATAAAACATGA
- the LOC113296060 gene encoding luminal-binding protein 3-like, which translates to MITIVNKKGRFSKDEIERLTREAEKYKEEDEEYTKKVDARYSFLNCIDDMKAKINKLGPELAENLKKKIESALHHANQWLNSNCSKGATVEDISVRVAELENVCNPIIAKLTKFYQQRGASPDNDSESDLVPLLGADFNNDT; encoded by the coding sequence ATGATCACAATTGTTAATAAAAAGGGGAGGTTTTCTAAGGATGAGATTGAGAGGTTGACTCGAGAGGCCGAGAAATAcaaagaagaggatgaagaatacacgaagaaagtGGACGCGAGGTATTCTTTTCTGAACTGCATAGACGACATGAAGGCCAAAATCAATAAATTAGGACCAGAGCTGGCAGAGAATttaaagaagaagattgagagtGCACTCCATCATGCAAATCAGTGGTTGAATAGCAATTGCAGTAAGGGAGCCACCGTAGAGGACATCAGCGTCAGGGTAGCTGAGTTGGAAAACGTTTGCAATCCTATCATAGCAAAGTTAACAAAGTTTTACCAGCAGCGTGGTGCCAGTCCGGACAATGATAGCGAGTCTGATTTAGTTCCTTTGTTAGGAGCCGACTTTAACAATGATACATAG